DNA from Asterias amurensis chromosome 7, ASM3211899v1:
TTTTGTAGACATGAGAAGGTTGGACAAAATGTGCTGGTTAAAAGGACACTGATGAGAAACGTGTTGCAATGTTGGTGTTCTCGCCTTCAGGCCTACAGTCGTCTGAACTAATCCGCATCTTGGAAGAGACTCTAAATATCGATTTGAAGTTCAGTCTCTTTAGCTAATTACAGATTTTACCTATTAATTAATGCCATCTTTAGGTATCTCTCGAGGCTTTCTGCGTTACTGCTACAGTCACTTTGGAGGTTCCCTGATTTCGCTTGTAGAACAATGTATCCACACATGGGCTTGGTTAAGCAGTGTTCAATATTAAGAATACTATCTTATCTCAAAACTAAACcaggaaataaaaaacaaactaaaaaaaagaaCTCGAATAAGGACCATGTGCGTGTCGTCAATACTTCGATGTTTTTTCCTCCACTGTCACCAAATAAGCCGCAATTCAGTATTTCTTGaatgtgtattattttttttttttttttttttacatgttccGGTCAATGTAAGAATTAGTCAGCATCTTTTTCTAAATTGTTAATGACGGAAGATGGTTCAGTAAGATCTAACACCAGCAGACATAAGACTCACTATTTAGATACTTGCGCATTCCCGCGTCTTCTGAAACCCTGAAAGTTTAACTATTTTGGACAAGGTACTACCTTATTGGTTAATCTCCCTAGCTGACgacacttttctcatttttgtttttgtatgtcagAAGTTAAAGGAAACAAGTTAAGCCTCCTCCCTGAACAAGTCGATGACAAAAGTTGTGGACTGTAAATAACGTCAGGCTAGAACTATGTATCAAAACCGATTAAGGAATGTCTCTTGAACCATGCTTAAGCTCCCTCATGCTGCACCTTCAATCTCTAAACAATCGATAGATCGTGTCTAAGAGCTGTGATTGCAAAGTATTGGTTTCCGCCTACCCatgaaaaactctgtttatcctCACGCTCACACATTCCTGAAGTCCCAACACATCCACCAAGAGACCTACGGTCCATGTTTTTTAATCTATCGTACGGTAACCGTAAAATTGTCAACAGCTATCTCCGTGGATCAATCATGGCTTAAGCACCGACTGTACTTCCTTGCTATTGGTCCAGTGGGACTGCCACCTTTTTCATGGGCATCAACAAAATCGAACATAAACGAAAAAGGATAAAAGAGATTTTTTccctaaacaaaaatgaagacaaaacacccataaaaagcaaaaacgtGCTTGAGCAAAACTGTTGGCATAATAGAAAGACCCCCCTATGGATTAAACTTTAGTTTGACTGCATGGGGGTTCAACGATGTAATGTTCTTGCCTTACATCTGATGGTGCATGGGATTCCACATTAATGTTTGGCAATTTTCTGGTTTATGGTTAATTTGAAAACACTCAAACAATTGCGGTCCAACGaccaaattgtatttttaatttgcaattttgaaaagtacacaacaaatgtTAGACAAACAGATGAGAAATAAttgattgaaataaaaatgCTTTATTACAAAAGGTGAAAAGTATAGCCACTGTATACCAACATTGGACTTCAATTGTAAAGGTTTTATTTATAGACATCTTTAATTAAACTTCTCtgtttcattattctctgcTCACAGGGCTACGGGTTAGAGTGCAACACACTTGCTGTTCTCTTGTCAAAGAAAAGCAGACCAGAATCCCAGTGCAAGCCATGCACTTCTTTTAGTGTCAGTGTTAATCGTTACCGAGGTAAGCTTCTTATCAATCAGTTTATAAAACGGCCTATGATTTCAATTAAAAACTAACGTCTTCAGTCGAGTTAGCACTGTTGTATAACTAGTGTAATTTACGTGTtttaggtgttttttttgtgtgcaacACTTGTGAAGTAAATTACGTATCTTCctctaaagccattggacactttctgaacagaacaaacatTTATAGTTCACAGGTATACAAATAACTTATAAAGTTTACAGAaggaaatggtgaaagacttcccttgaaatattattccatgaaatgctttactttttgagaaaacattaaaacaattatcaattttcgatatcgttattttctcccgactccgatgaccgattgagtctaacttttcactggtttgtttatttttataaaagttgtgattcacgaagtgtgagcctttggacaatactgtttaccgatgttgtgcgattgttTTAGGAAGCAAACGAGTGCAAAATTCACGATAACGGCTGTGGTATAGTTTGCACTTTAAATCTGTTCCCAAAAATACTAAAACCACATGTCATAAACTCCAACACATGCTCCAATAACTGTCATTATTTCGTTTCATTATTGGGTATGGCTgaatttccattttatttattcatctcCCAAAGGGCATAATATTTCCCGCCACAGTTTCCGACGGCTATTATGAAGACCACAGGTGTCAAGATTGGTTTCAAATGAGATTGAAATACAATATCTGGTGTTGGATGTGGCCAATCTGAACATAAAGTGCAAAGCCttaatgtttgatttgttttgatataaaacaaatcCAGTTTAATAGTCCAGTTTACCTAATTGTTGAAAGGAGGGATAGTGTCTCTTTAGCTCAGATTACACTTTTCTTAAAAAAGGGTAAACGACACAaaaaaacgtccacagatttacagtagaaagcttcccttgaaatattacctgctgaggcGATGAAGTTTTTGTAAAACTGagtaaaacagtttaaaaacagttttcgtCTCAGTACAACGATTTACGtcactctcctgaaaacattgctctctGGTTTTCACTTTTTATCTAAGGAAATTTgaagactaatgaagctgaaacttctacatgtaaaATTATTATATGCATCTTTATTCACAGTGAGTGGAGATTTGTGtcatttacaaaaaaagaatatattttttcgaaATTATGTCTTGCATTTATAACTCAGCGTGGCTCAATTATGTATGAATTTACAGACAatttttataatattattttgaaaaactacCAAAAGCTGACATATAAAAATGATAACGATCACTAAGAACTGTGTTGGTATTCTATTTGTGTGAGctgttttcttaaaataaaaacatctatCTTTTAAGTTGTTTTCCCAATGCACTTGCCAAAGTTACGTCATTCATTCCAGACGATCGAATGAGAACATTTCAAACATCATAAGGCTTACTGACCGCCAGTAGTACCAGTTGTTATTGATATTCCTTTATTGCAAAATGATGAATCCGTTCACACCGTACCTGGAACATAAACATTTACAAGGAACATCGGCATTTCAAGTTGTCGTTTCGATTAGCTGTCAACATGCACGACCACAGTGGGATTAAAAAATACCCGCGACAAGCGATAAATTAGCTTTAGTCTTTTCCCATCACAAAACATCGGAACGTCGGAACTACAAGCAAATTAAGCGCAACTACTTCATGTCAGGGTAGTACTGTGGTTCATCTAATCCGGCAACTCCGGTTTATCTAGCACTCGGATCGAATTACGTATTCAATTTCACCAATAGTACAATCTACGAATACATTGCACCAAATGGAAGTTTTCTCAACAGTCTCAACTTTCTCTATACTTCAAGTTAGAATACATTTAGCTGCGATTTTGAGAACTCTGCACGGGATATAAGAATTGtagtttaaagccagtggacactattggcaattgtcaaagatcagtcttccacttggtttatctcaatatatatgcatcaaataacaaacctgtgaaaatttgagctcgatcggtcgtcaaagttgcgagacatACCTATGAAAGAatagaacacccttgtcacacgaagttatgtgctttcagctgcttgatttcgggaccttaaattctaaacttgaggtctcgaaatcacatttgtggaaaattactcctttctcgaaaactactccacttcagaggaagccgtttttcacaatgttttcatttatactaccaaactctccccattactcgttactaagtaaggttctatgctaataattattttgagtaattaccaatagtgtcaactgccttatAATCACTTTGAATTGAAGTTTCAGGGGGAAACATTACTGTAATACTTTCCTTTGAATTCCCCTTCTGCAGTCATTTCCCGAGTTAAGTCGAATTTATACAACAATTAACAggactttttataaaaaacaaaactgttttgccTTGTCTTTTCTTTGCAGACATTCTTTGTTGGACAGAGAGAAACCATCGTTTACACTTCAGGTGAAATAACCCACACTGCTTTATTGTCGCGTGACTGATGTGCAAAGCAATGGCTTCTTAGTAAAAACAACTGCCgcaaacaaaacaagttgaACACCCTTTTCGTctttattttgagaattttgtagGGAAGATGACGCCCTCGCAGGTTTTGACAACTCGAGTACCAGTCGTGGGAACCGATACAATGGAAAGTAATATATCACAAGAGGGCAATGCGACGTATGGACTTATGACAACGTCAACACCATACGTTCCGACCAGAGACGAACAACTCGCAATAGTGGAGGTCCTAATCACAGCTTCTATATTCGTACTGGCAATCTTTGGTAATACCATTGTTATTGCAGTTCTCTGGCGTAGACGCAAGAGCCTGTCGCGTATGCACTATTTTATCATACACCTTTGCATAGCGGATCTGACTGTAGCTTTCTTATACACCTTGCCGCAGATGCTATGGGATATTACGTACAAGTTCTACGCCCCGGATGTTGTCTGCAGGCTTGTCAAGTATTTTCAACTGTTCCCTGTCTATCTATCCACGTATATCCTGGTGATGACTGCAATAGACAGGTACCTTGCCATTTGCCATCCTCTAATGGGTTTGCGACGTAACCAAACGTTTCGCATGCGCGTTATGGTGCTCATAGCATGGGGAATAGCTGTGGTTTGCAGTTTGCCCCAGTTGGCTCTTTTCAAACTGAAAAATCGCACCCCGAACTCACATCAAGAGTGGATGGATTGCCGAGGTAACTTTCAAAACTCCGCAGGGGTGAAGGCTTACATCACCTTCTTCACCATGGCTATCTACGTCATACCCAGCCTGATTCTGGCCGCCATGTACGGTATGATCTGCCTCACCGTCTGG
Protein-coding regions in this window:
- the LOC139939952 gene encoding oxytocin receptor-like, with the protein product MTPSQVLTTRVPVVGTDTMESNISQEGNATYGLMTTSTPYVPTRDEQLAIVEVLITASIFVLAIFGNTIVIAVLWRRRKSLSRMHYFIIHLCIADLTVAFLYTLPQMLWDITYKFYAPDVVCRLVKYFQLFPVYLSTYILVMTAIDRYLAICHPLMGLRRNQTFRMRVMVLIAWGIAVVCSLPQLALFKLKNRTPNSHQEWMDCRGNFQNSAGVKAYITFFTMAIYVIPSLILAAMYGMICLTVWKNMGKNYKSSDTKTPQQPAPQKENNNWEDDETDKLNPDHVEMQQPTVTKKESSQKTQVQYRRHGAAGKVSRAKIKTVKMTLTIVTVYVVTWAPFFVAQMLSVWTTVSFDSLFFAIALLLTSLTSCINPWIYFAFSSNAGRDIKQTFGCLKVSRQDNGLASDKTHHDETSSRFVSTTGTASAHM